From the genome of Phocoena phocoena chromosome 18, mPhoPho1.1, whole genome shotgun sequence, one region includes:
- the LPAR6 gene encoding lysophosphatidic acid receptor 6 — MVSNNSSHCIYDDSFKYTLYGCMFSMVFVLGLISNCVAIYIFICALKVRNETTTYMINLAMSDLLFVFTLPFRIFYFATRNWPFGDLLCKISVMLFYTNMYGSILFLTCISADRFLAIVYPFKSKTLRTKRNAKIVCIAVWLTVMGGSAPAVFFQSTHSQGNNTSEACFENFPEATWKTYLSRIVIFIEIVGFFIPLILNVTCSSMVLRTLNKPLTLSRSKINKTKVLRMIFVHLVIFCFCFVPYNINLILYSLMRTQTFVNCSAATAVRTMYPITLCIAVLNCCFDPIVYYFTSDTIQNSIKMKNWSTRRSDSRFSEVQGTENFIQHNLQTLKNKIFDNESTI; from the coding sequence ATGGTAAGCAATAACAGCTCCCACTGCATCTATGATGATTCCTTTAAGTACACTTTGTACGGGTGCATGTTTAGCATGGTGTTTGTGCTTGGGTTAATATCCAACTGTGTTGCCATATACATTTTCATCTGCGCTCTCAAAGTGCGAAATGAAACAACAACATATATGATTAACTTGGCAATGTCAGACTTGCTTTTCGTTTTTACTTTACCCTTCAGGATATTTTACTTTGCAACACGGAATTGGCCATTTGGAGATTTACTTTGTAAAATTTCAGTGATGCTGTTTTATACCAACATGTACGGAAGCATTCTGTTCTTAACCTGTATTAGTGCCGACCGATTTCTGGCAATCGTCTACCCATTTAAGTCAAAGACTCTAAGAACCAAACGAAATGCAAAAATCGTTTGCATTGCTGTATGGTTAACTGTGATGGGAGGAAGTGCACCAGCAGTTTTTTTTCAGTCTACCCACTCTCAGGGTAACAATACCTCAGAAGCCTGCTTTGAAAATTTCCCAGAGGCCACATGGAAAACATATCTCTCAAGGATTGTAATTTTCATCGAAATAGTGGGATTTTTTATTCCTCTAATTTTAAACGTAACTTGTTCTAGTATGGTGCTAAGAACTTTAAATAAACCTCTTACATTAAgtagaagcaaaataaacaaaactaaggttttaagaatgatttttgtacatttggtcatattctgtttctgtttcgtgcCTTACAACATCAAccttattttatattctcttatGAGAACACAGACGTTTGTTAATTGCTCAGCGGCAACAGCGGTAAGGACCATGTACCCAATCACTCTTTGCATTGCTGTTTTAAACTGTTGCTTTGACCCTATAGTTTACTACTTCACGTCAGACACGATTCagaattcaataaaaatgaaaaactggtCTACCAGGAGAAGCGACTCCAGATTCTCTGAAGTTCAAGGCACAGAGAACTTTATTCAACATAACCTACAGAccttaaaaaataagatatttgacAACGAATCTACAATATAA